Proteins co-encoded in one Coprobacter tertius genomic window:
- a CDS encoding PDDEXK nuclease domain-containing protein, which translates to MSNNDNNIEKRSFEAFVNAIGSEIEQAQVRLISAANAQMLFHYWKMGNYILYHQNRQGWGGKVIKKLAQAIRFSYPEKKGYSVRNLAYMCQFARSYPLGALRSFIETDAKILAPSVQKITDEIQCLNNVSFTQEPLAQIPSSDNKEVTIVQEPLAQIQDVAQTVATVCRIPIEDIEKLFLASPVARINWASHVILLNSSLPLGVDYWYMKQSVEMGWSSNVLKMQIESKLFERQINSRKVNNFTATLPAPQSDLANYLLKDPYIFDLAGAKERADERDIEEQLVKHVTRYLLEMGSGFAFVARQKHFQIGDSDFYADLILYNIKLHAYVVVELKATPFKPEYAGQLNFYINVVDDKLRGENDNKTIGLLLCKGKDEIVAQYALTGYDQPIGISDYQLSKAVPENLKSALPSIEQVEEELTMLLDNEKNRQK; encoded by the coding sequence ATGAGCAACAACGATAACAACATAGAGAAAAGGAGTTTCGAGGCTTTCGTCAATGCCATCGGCTCGGAAATAGAGCAGGCGCAAGTCCGGCTCATCAGTGCCGCCAATGCGCAGATGCTGTTCCACTACTGGAAGATGGGCAATTACATATTGTACCATCAGAACCGACAAGGCTGGGGCGGCAAGGTCATCAAGAAACTGGCGCAGGCAATACGGTTCAGTTATCCCGAAAAGAAAGGATATTCGGTCAGGAACTTGGCTTATATGTGCCAGTTCGCACGCTCCTATCCATTGGGCGCATTACGGAGTTTCATAGAAACCGATGCGAAAATACTTGCTCCAAGTGTGCAGAAAATCACGGATGAAATCCAATGCCTGAACAATGTGTCATTTACGCAAGAGCCTCTTGCACAAATTCCATCCTCTGACAACAAGGAAGTTACAATTGTGCAAGAACCTCTTGCACAAATTCAGGATGTAGCCCAAACAGTAGCTACCGTTTGCCGAATACCGATAGAGGACATAGAAAAACTGTTCCTGGCATCACCTGTCGCAAGAATCAACTGGGCAAGCCATGTGATTCTGCTGAACAGTTCACTTCCATTAGGTGTCGATTATTGGTATATGAAGCAATCCGTGGAAATGGGATGGAGCAGCAACGTCCTTAAAATGCAGATTGAAAGCAAATTGTTTGAACGGCAAATCAACAGCCGCAAGGTCAATAATTTTACCGCCACGCTTCCTGCACCTCAAAGCGACCTTGCCAACTACCTGTTGAAAGACCCGTATATCTTTGACTTGGCGGGAGCCAAAGAACGGGCGGACGAAAGGGACATAGAGGAACAACTGGTGAAGCACGTCACCCGCTATCTGCTGGAGATGGGCAGCGGATTCGCCTTTGTCGCAAGGCAGAAGCATTTCCAGATTGGCGACAGCGATTTCTATGCCGACCTGATTCTGTACAACATAAAACTCCATGCATACGTGGTCGTGGAACTGAAAGCCACCCCGTTCAAACCGGAATATGCCGGGCAATTGAACTTCTACATCAATGTGGTGGATGACAAGCTGAGGGGAGAGAATGACAACAAGACCATCGGGCTGCTGCTGTGCAAGGGCAAGGATGAGATTGTCGCACAATATGCGCTGACCGGCTATGACCAGCCTATCGGCATCAGCGATTATCAGCTCAGCAAGGCTGTGCCGGAAAACCTGAAATCGGCACTGCCGAGCATAGAACAGGTGGAGGAAGAACTGACGATGCTTCTTGACAATGAAAAGAACAGACAAAAGTAG
- a CDS encoding site-specific integrase, with protein MNIKRNIIFAPESRKKNGVPIVENVPIRMRVIYASHRIEFTTGYRIDVAKWDADKQRVKNGCTNKLKQSASEINADLLRYYAEIQNVFKEFEVQETMPTTQQLKDAFNLRMKNDSEEQQEDTKISFWEIFDEFVKECGNQNNWTESTYEKFAAVKNHLKEFKEDVTFEYFDEFGLNEYVNFLRDKKDMRNSTIGKQIGFLKWFLRWSFKKGYNQNIAYDTFKPKLKTTSKKVIFLTWDELNRLKDYQIPKDKQYLERVRDVFLFCCFTSLRYSDVRNLKRSDIKSDHIEVTTVKTADSLNIELNKYSKAILEKYKDIHFENNMALPVISNQKMNDYLKELGELAEINEPVRETYYKGNERIDEVTPKYALLSTHAGRRTFICNALALGIPAQVVMKWTGHSDYKAMKPYIDIADDIKANAMNKFNQL; from the coding sequence ATGAACATCAAACGAAACATCATTTTTGCACCTGAAAGCCGCAAAAAGAACGGCGTTCCAATCGTGGAGAACGTTCCCATCCGTATGCGTGTCATATACGCAAGTCACCGCATCGAGTTTACAACCGGCTACCGCATTGATGTAGCCAAGTGGGATGCAGACAAGCAGCGTGTAAAGAACGGATGTACCAATAAGTTAAAGCAAAGCGCATCCGAAATCAATGCGGATTTGCTAAGATACTATGCCGAAATTCAAAACGTGTTCAAAGAATTTGAGGTACAGGAAACCATGCCGACCACCCAACAGTTAAAAGATGCGTTCAATCTGCGAATGAAAAATGACAGTGAGGAGCAACAGGAAGATACTAAAATAAGTTTTTGGGAGATATTTGATGAGTTTGTCAAGGAATGTGGCAATCAGAACAACTGGACAGAATCTACATACGAAAAATTTGCAGCCGTAAAAAATCACCTGAAAGAGTTCAAAGAAGATGTGACTTTTGAGTATTTCGATGAGTTTGGGCTAAACGAGTATGTAAACTTCCTGCGTGACAAAAAAGACATGAGAAACAGTACCATCGGCAAACAGATAGGATTTCTCAAATGGTTCCTGCGATGGAGCTTCAAAAAGGGATATAATCAAAACATTGCATATGATACATTCAAACCGAAATTGAAAACCACCTCAAAGAAAGTAATCTTTCTGACATGGGACGAATTGAATAGACTGAAAGACTATCAGATACCCAAAGACAAACAATATCTGGAACGTGTCAGGGATGTTTTTTTGTTCTGCTGCTTTACGAGTCTAAGATATTCAGATGTCCGTAACTTGAAGCGAAGTGACATCAAATCCGACCACATAGAAGTTACTACCGTCAAAACGGCGGACAGCCTAAACATAGAGCTGAACAAATACAGCAAAGCCATACTTGAAAAATACAAGGACATTCACTTTGAGAACAACATGGCACTGCCAGTCATCAGCAATCAGAAAATGAATGATTATCTGAAAGAGTTGGGCGAGCTTGCCGAAATCAACGAGCCTGTAAGGGAAACATATTATAAAGGAAATGAACGTATAGATGAAGTTACGCCAAAGTACGCATTGTTAAGTACCCATGCCGGACGAAGGACATTCATTTGTAACGCCTTGGCTCTCGGTATCCCGGCACAAGTGGTCATGAAATGGACGGGACACAGCGATTATAAAGCCATGAAACCTTACATTGACATCGCAGATGACATCAAGGCAAATGCAATGAACAAATTCAACCAACTATAA
- a CDS encoding glycoside hydrolase family 108 protein: protein MADVRKLLPFILKWEGGFVNDPLDKGGATNKGVTIATWRKVGYDKDGDGDIDVDDLKLLTEDDVLNRVLKPHYWDRWKADDIASQPVADILVDWVWGSGANGIKIPQRVLGVQADGIVGPKTLQAVNNADPRTLFDTIKAERKAFLYRIVERDPSQKRFIKGWLNRLNALKYSV from the coding sequence ATGGCAGACGTAAGAAAACTATTACCCTTCATTTTGAAGTGGGAAGGCGGGTTTGTAAACGACCCGCTGGATAAAGGCGGCGCGACGAACAAAGGCGTAACTATTGCTACTTGGCGCAAAGTAGGCTACGATAAGGACGGGGACGGCGATATAGACGTAGACGACCTTAAACTACTTACGGAAGACGACGTTTTGAACCGGGTATTAAAGCCCCACTATTGGGACAGGTGGAAGGCCGACGACATCGCAAGCCAGCCGGTCGCCGATATTTTGGTGGATTGGGTCTGGGGTTCCGGCGCGAACGGTATTAAGATACCCCAGCGCGTATTAGGAGTACAAGCGGACGGTATCGTAGGCCCGAAGACCTTGCAGGCAGTCAATAACGCCGACCCGCGTACATTGTTCGACACGATTAAGGCCGAGCGCAAAGCCTTCCTTTACCGGATTGTGGAACGCGACCCTTCGCAAAAGCGGTTTATCAAAGGGTGGCTTAACCGGCTTAACGCCTTAAAATATTCAGTATGA
- a CDS encoding RNA-directed DNA polymerase, which yields MKRIGNLYEKICSIENLQLADEKARKGKLRTYGVIEHDKNREANLLKLREILLNGTFHTSKYDVFTIYEPKEREIYRLPYFPDRILHHAIMNVLEPIWVSTFTADTYSCIKNRGIHAAAKKVKQALREDPEGTTFCLKLDIRKFYPSINHDVLKSILRRKLKDKRLLRLLDEIVDSADGVPIGNYLSQYFANLYLTYFDHWIKEQKGVKYYFRYADDIVILAPDKAYLHSLMGEIREYLGDLKLEVKGNWQVFPVAARGIDFVGYVFFHTHTKMRKGIKKTFCRRLAKINKRKRPLSEKDFKQAICPWWGWAKSCDSKHLIKKLSKTSKYEIKFKR from the coding sequence ATGAAGCGAATAGGTAACTTGTACGAAAAGATTTGTTCTATCGAGAACTTGCAGCTTGCGGACGAAAAGGCCCGTAAGGGTAAGTTACGCACGTACGGAGTTATAGAACACGACAAAAACAGGGAAGCAAACCTATTGAAGTTACGCGAAATTTTGCTAAACGGTACTTTCCATACGTCTAAGTACGACGTATTCACTATTTACGAACCCAAAGAACGGGAAATATACCGCTTGCCTTACTTTCCCGACCGTATTTTGCACCACGCTATAATGAACGTCTTAGAGCCTATATGGGTTTCGACTTTCACGGCGGACACTTATAGCTGCATTAAGAACCGGGGGATTCATGCGGCCGCGAAGAAGGTAAAACAAGCCCTACGGGAAGACCCGGAAGGTACTACGTTCTGCTTGAAATTGGATATTCGCAAGTTCTATCCTTCGATTAACCACGACGTGCTAAAATCCATTCTACGCCGCAAGTTGAAGGATAAAAGGCTACTTCGCCTACTTGACGAAATTGTAGATTCGGCGGACGGCGTACCTATCGGAAATTATCTAAGCCAATATTTCGCTAACCTTTATTTAACCTACTTCGACCATTGGATAAAGGAGCAGAAAGGCGTAAAATATTACTTCCGCTATGCGGACGATATTGTAATACTTGCGCCCGACAAAGCCTACCTTCATTCCTTAATGGGCGAAATTAGGGAGTATTTGGGGGACTTGAAATTAGAGGTTAAAGGGAACTGGCAAGTTTTCCCCGTAGCGGCTCGCGGTATCGACTTCGTAGGATATGTATTTTTCCACACGCATACCAAAATGCGAAAGGGCATTAAAAAGACCTTTTGCCGGCGGTTGGCGAAAATTAACAAGCGGAAAAGGCCACTATCCGAAAAGGACTTTAAGCAGGCTATTTGCCCTTGGTGGGGTTGGGCGAAGTCTTGCGATAGCAAACACTTGATTAAGAAACTTTCTAAAACATCGAAGTATGAAATCAAATTCAAACGATAG
- a CDS encoding phage tail protein gives MEQIIVRHPDGTTALLTSRARKSGVTKAEQSITLLGADTVAITVKSATPLTFHLGDQIDVYGKTYTLNQLPGIKKTGNRNFEYTLTFEGVQYELIDVQFLLPDDTVLDSFTGDLEDFLGILIGNLTRVYPGKWVLGIFPANTEYKTLTYTEKNCLEVLQDFCTQWGTEFEITQANGVRTLNIKTAGVNFPYTFRYGRTGGLYELTRQNINSKNVVTRLYVYGGNSNLGNKYRYSRLCLPGKAKNASYIENAAAIAAYGLKENTKIFDDIRPERYGEVTAAGSAYYAFKDATMNFDLNEKDSAGNTKWLIDGATAKVKFTTGNLAGYEFDIHKYDHATKEIQVVPFTDENGMKFPSETSAAFQFGVGDKYFFTDINLPDAYKTDAENKLLAEGNKAIAEYSQPQVQYGLSIDENFIRQFAGELTVVNLFAVGDYIPVEDEDIGVNKSVRITAFTRDLLREYKYNITLGDSVTKTTITRVIEDLQKIDNVIEINDLADPSKARRNWKASQEVLANVFDPEGHYYSEKIKPLSIETTMLATGARSQQFVLQNTRFEPNYEGNPNTVKVVGGTLVHYTIAETVKSWQLNTATFSNLVSGTVYYIYARCQKTGTAGNIVFDTVQRKVDSDPTYYYFLVGSLSSAITDTDGKRPARLIALTYGATTINGRFLTTGRVQSADGQTYFDLDAGEIGGNIKFVSSDGSIKDVADLEEMIGDNNKVYTAQPIPPYKKGDIWVDGKVLRKCNVTRTTGNFVASDWVEAVEYDNTQTVINGGIVTSGTVQLAGNDSTIKAGITGEGTSETSVRFWAGATKANRASAPFRVLQDGSMYTSKGIFAGYLQTPFIYLGDSDAVWNSTRHVFQIKENLNIVSSGLEDTYHSYEDWIELPFDEKYIGARITILNNRFPPYTRTPASFAKTVLLVSSASQSSYIGIGGKPKTGTIDETDPFAIQILGRVIELLCVPYSNGQPYWIVLNWGTDILEKTWQ, from the coding sequence ATGGAACAAATTATAGTAAGACACCCGGACGGGACTACGGCCCTTTTGACCTCACGGGCGCGTAAATCCGGCGTTACCAAGGCCGAACAGAGTATTACGCTGTTGGGGGCCGATACGGTGGCGATAACCGTTAAAAGTGCCACGCCCTTAACCTTCCATTTGGGCGACCAAATAGACGTTTACGGGAAGACCTATACCCTTAACCAGCTTCCGGGTATTAAGAAGACCGGAAACCGGAATTTCGAATATACCCTTACTTTCGAAGGCGTACAGTACGAGTTAATAGACGTGCAATTTTTGTTACCGGACGATACCGTATTAGATAGCTTTACGGGCGATTTAGAAGACTTCTTAGGTATTCTTATCGGGAACCTTACCCGCGTATATCCGGGTAAATGGGTGTTAGGCATTTTCCCGGCCAATACGGAGTATAAAACGCTTACCTATACGGAAAAGAATTGCTTGGAAGTATTGCAGGACTTCTGTACGCAATGGGGTACCGAATTTGAGATTACCCAAGCTAACGGGGTTCGTACGCTCAATATCAAAACGGCCGGGGTAAACTTCCCCTATACCTTCCGGTACGGTCGTACCGGCGGGCTTTACGAATTGACGCGCCAAAATATCAATTCCAAGAACGTAGTTACCCGCCTGTACGTTTATGGTGGTAATAGCAATCTTGGGAACAAATACCGCTATTCCCGCCTTTGTCTTCCGGGAAAGGCTAAGAACGCTTCCTACATTGAAAACGCGGCTGCTATTGCGGCGTACGGTTTGAAGGAGAATACAAAGATATTCGACGACATTAGACCCGAACGCTACGGCGAAGTAACAGCCGCCGGAAGCGCGTATTATGCTTTTAAGGACGCTACTATGAACTTCGACCTTAACGAAAAGGATAGCGCGGGTAATACAAAGTGGCTTATCGACGGAGCTACTGCAAAGGTAAAGTTCACTACCGGAAACTTGGCAGGCTATGAATTTGACATACACAAGTACGACCACGCGACGAAGGAAATACAGGTGGTACCGTTCACGGACGAAAACGGCATGAAGTTCCCCAGCGAAACAAGTGCGGCGTTTCAGTTCGGCGTAGGCGATAAGTATTTCTTCACGGATATAAATTTGCCGGACGCTTACAAGACCGACGCGGAAAACAAACTCCTTGCGGAAGGCAACAAGGCAATAGCCGAATACAGCCAGCCGCAAGTACAGTACGGGTTAAGTATCGACGAAAATTTTATACGTCAGTTCGCCGGCGAATTGACCGTAGTAAACCTTTTCGCCGTCGGCGATTATATCCCGGTGGAAGATGAAGACATAGGCGTAAACAAATCGGTACGAATTACGGCCTTTACGCGCGATTTGCTGCGGGAATACAAGTATAATATAACCTTGGGCGATAGCGTAACCAAAACGACGATAACCCGCGTTATCGAAGACTTGCAGAAAATCGACAATGTTATAGAGATAAACGACCTTGCCGACCCATCGAAGGCCCGCCGCAATTGGAAAGCCAGCCAAGAGGTATTAGCTAACGTGTTCGACCCCGAAGGCCACTATTACAGCGAGAAGATAAAGCCGCTTTCGATTGAAACGACCATGTTAGCCACCGGCGCACGTTCCCAGCAGTTCGTATTACAGAACACCCGCTTTGAACCGAACTACGAAGGGAATCCCAATACGGTAAAGGTGGTAGGCGGTACGTTGGTTCACTATACGATAGCGGAAACCGTAAAAAGTTGGCAGCTAAATACGGCCACCTTTTCGAACCTTGTAAGCGGGACGGTGTACTACATATACGCCCGTTGCCAAAAGACCGGTACGGCCGGAAACATCGTTTTCGATACAGTACAACGAAAGGTAGACAGCGACCCGACATATTACTATTTCTTGGTGGGAAGCCTAAGCAGCGCGATAACGGACACCGACGGGAAACGGCCGGCGCGTCTTATTGCCCTTACTTATGGCGCGACTACCATTAACGGGCGTTTTCTTACTACGGGACGTGTTCAAAGCGCGGACGGACAAACTTATTTTGATTTGGACGCGGGCGAAATCGGCGGTAATATAAAATTCGTTTCTTCGGACGGTTCTATAAAGGACGTTGCCGACCTTGAAGAAATGATAGGCGACAATAATAAGGTATATACGGCCCAGCCAATACCGCCGTATAAAAAAGGCGATATTTGGGTAGACGGGAAAGTATTACGTAAGTGTAATGTAACCCGAACTACGGGGAATTTCGTTGCTTCCGATTGGGTAGAAGCAGTAGAATACGACAATACGCAGACCGTAATAAATGGTGGTATAGTTACTTCCGGTACCGTACAACTTGCCGGAAACGACAGTACAATTAAAGCGGGAATTACGGGCGAAGGAACCAGCGAAACAAGCGTTAGGTTTTGGGCGGGGGCGACAAAAGCCAATCGCGCGTCCGCACCTTTTAGGGTGTTACAGGACGGTTCTATGTATACTTCAAAAGGTATTTTCGCAGGATATTTACAAACACCTTTTATTTATCTTGGAGATTCGGACGCGGTTTGGAACTCAACAAGGCACGTATTCCAGATAAAAGAAAACCTAAATATCGTTTCGTCCGGCCTTGAAGATACCTACCATTCTTACGAAGATTGGATAGAATTACCATTCGATGAAAAGTATATCGGGGCGCGTATAACTATCTTAAATAATAGATTCCCGCCCTATACAAGAACGCCGGCCTCTTTTGCAAAGACGGTACTACTTGTATCCTCGGCATCCCAATCGAGTTATATAGGTATTGGCGGAAAGCCTAAAACCGGAACAATAGATGAAACCGACCCTTTTGCCATACAAATATTAGGGCGAGTTATAGAATTACTATGCGTTCCTTATTCCAATGGGCAACCATATTGGATTGTATTAAATTGGGGTACTGACATATTAGAAAAGACTTGGCAATAG
- a CDS encoding LamG domain-containing protein, which yields MADESNIILNMPFDEAAGSTVAYDYSKTRADGTVVEADFTGGKQGNCIKFDGSGHCDIDKNVIPLTGNFTLLAWLKRSAFPDGFTGKRIGFFARWEALEGYTEAWFNLAADTWGYWVIVKEGLTIRIYLDTALVQTITLPAQPTGFAILQDIYTTANGYGCIDELKVYNTALTQAEITDSIATVAQLAYSIDGTDFKAWDIYVSESSGLLDRPKMKAPVSVDWPDYHGEIVDLENKILQPREITLNCFMKANGKVDFVTKLNDFLDVFSRPNTQRLMVDIHPTKPLLYEVYNENGVAISKRWNDDLMVGTFTLKLKEPDPVKRIVRHQRLSNDTKTLTITLTSKKAVTIFWGDGTQTNDVYGTDVTTSHEYTTDGIFYAIVAGVIEEIESFTTNGIIVWNKL from the coding sequence ATGGCAGACGAAAGTAACATTATCCTAAATATGCCTTTCGACGAAGCGGCCGGTTCTACCGTTGCCTACGATTACAGCAAGACACGGGCGGACGGTACGGTAGTAGAAGCGGATTTTACCGGCGGAAAGCAAGGCAATTGTATAAAGTTCGACGGTAGCGGGCATTGCGATATAGACAAAAACGTAATTCCCCTTACCGGAAACTTTACCCTTCTTGCTTGGTTGAAGCGTTCGGCCTTCCCGGACGGTTTTACAGGCAAACGTATCGGATTTTTCGCACGGTGGGAAGCGTTGGAAGGTTATACGGAAGCGTGGTTTAACCTTGCGGCCGATACTTGGGGCTATTGGGTTATCGTTAAAGAGGGCCTAACAATCCGCATTTACCTTGATACCGCATTAGTGCAGACCATTACGCTGCCGGCCCAGCCTACCGGTTTCGCTATCCTGCAAGACATTTATACGACCGCCAACGGGTACGGTTGTATCGACGAATTGAAGGTCTATAACACCGCTTTAACGCAGGCGGAAATTACCGATAGTATCGCTACGGTGGCGCAATTGGCTTACAGCATAGACGGAACCGATTTTAAGGCTTGGGATATTTATGTAAGCGAAAGTAGCGGACTTCTTGACCGGCCCAAGATGAAAGCCCCGGTTTCCGTCGATTGGCCGGATTATCACGGGGAGATAGTAGACCTTGAAAACAAGATACTGCAACCCCGCGAAATAACCCTTAATTGCTTTATGAAAGCGAACGGGAAGGTAGACTTTGTTACGAAGCTAAACGATTTCTTGGACGTATTCAGCCGGCCCAATACCCAGCGGCTTATGGTAGATATACACCCTACAAAACCGTTGCTTTACGAAGTCTATAACGAAAACGGGGTAGCCATTAGCAAGCGTTGGAATGACGACCTTATGGTAGGAACCTTTACCTTGAAGTTGAAGGAACCCGACCCGGTAAAGCGTATCGTACGGCACCAGCGTTTAAGCAATGATACGAAGACGCTAACGATTACCCTAACCAGCAAGAAGGCGGTTACTATCTTTTGGGGCGACGGAACCCAAACGAACGACGTTTACGGAACCGACGTAACAACCAGCCACGAATATACGACCGACGGAATTTTTTACGCCATTGTCGCTGGCGTTATCGAAGAAATAGAAAGTTTCACTACTAACGGTATTATCGTATGGAACAAATTATAG